A stretch of Gracilinanus agilis isolate LMUSP501 unplaced genomic scaffold, AgileGrace unplaced_scaffold23907, whole genome shotgun sequence DNA encodes these proteins:
- the LOC123254523 gene encoding SWI/SNF-related matrix-associated actin-dependent regulator of chromatin subfamily E member 1-related-like, producing MSQSPKQLVPGLLPSNGKVPGQQQQPGSFAGLAPVKQEKVDGPRASGMEKGPSEEEPVKKRGWPKGKKRKKILPNGPKAPVTGYVRFLNERREQIRTLHPDLPFPEITKMLGAEWSKLQPTDKQRYLDEAEREKQQYMKELREYQQSEAYKMCAEKLQEKKAKKEDPGASAMNTLLNGHKGGDFDGFSTFDVPIFTEEFLDQNK from the exons ATGTCCCAGAGTCCCAAGCAGCTAGTCCCAGGCCTCTT GCCAAGCAACGGAAAGGTCCCAGGacagcagcagcagccagggaGCTTTGCAGGGCTGGCTCCTGTGAAGCAGGAGAAGGTAGATGGCCCTCGAGCCAGTGGCATGGAGAAAGGGCCCTCGGAAGAGGAG CCAGTGAAGAAGAGAGGTTGGCCCAAGggcaaaaagaggaagaagattcTTCCAAATGGGCCAAAGGCACCTGTCACAGGTTATGTTCGCTTTTTGAATGAACGGCGGGAGCAGATTCGCACCCTGCACCCAGACCTGCCCTTCCCTGAGATCACTAAGATGTTGGGTGCTGAATGGAGCAAGCTACAACCCACAGACAAGCAG CGCTACCTTGATGAGGCTGAGAGGGAGAAACAGCAGTACATGAAGGAGCTGCGAGAATACCAGCAGTCTGAGGCATACAAGATGTGCGCAGAGAAACTCCAGGAGAAGAAAGCCAAGAAAG AGGACCCAGGTGCCTCTGCCATGAACACGCTCCTGAACGGACACAAG GGCGGGGACTTTGACGGCTTCTCCACCTTCGATGTCCCCATCTTCACGGAGGAGTTCTTGGACCAGAACAAAG